A genomic region of Papaver somniferum cultivar HN1 chromosome 7, ASM357369v1, whole genome shotgun sequence contains the following coding sequences:
- the LOC113295066 gene encoding probable serine/threonine-protein kinase kinX, whose protein sequence is MGVMFGMPRMIGRRTDDTILMGSGGWRQKPFYIRYFGRSNMVTRPMLKNAILNLLKRTGIKKKNGKDRNSESEGGEDSDEDNEDDAENEKVQDSEDDEVIEHMIPRVETEQNLEDMLLYAEHTQLVKPLKLPDDRYLPREFEDLEVEHEDLRLTIASKWGELQSRKHDSLPTNVSKLEELLNDIYHKAYPPPQSNSEDQKYSSILEEDVHLSGNSDDTIPSATTPLESEKEIPVDTQEITNEHGNATPTMPVIGSSEENPTQYALEVSQFKIWDRSYLERKVKELQEEKSMPELSHTEKDELQQTAATQVLGNIEIEVGSLRERRDASLEEMLSHMQFTPLVCELPSLKELHSVPMEKLIDLDIHDKGIYTNEYSKYPQAEIMGDPISSLGSLDLEYPSTVSRPTFELGLGLNVENGEEVQQPVIDLGAPDPPQIHLAATSAPNEAPIGIETSNQAQINPLAEKAQINTSPTLNVASAIDLAAPKQAHMNPATEKYELQQPQRRLPIPQKSLVLDVEKGEEALLKKIKSAEKANAYAETLEILAELQKGKEPGVSQTSAEDVVPLAERLEDNMSTKGKEVEPIEKKKASISVKDKEVASREMKKETISSKEKKDTPKITFTPQKPITRSNPQKRVDPDFGSGKGLSGIKRRKTKSKTETPVEQDFPTVKVQKKDDENVKNRKAKGGTNL, encoded by the exons ATGGGTGTAATGTTTGGAATGCCAAGAATGATAGGAAGAAGAACTGATGACACCATTTTGATGGGAAGCGGTGGATGGAGACAGAAACCATTCTACATTAGATACTTTGGCAGGAGCAACATGGTTACAAGACCAATGCTAAAAAATGCGATCCTGAACTTGCTCAAGCGTACTGgaatcaagaagaagaatggaaaaGATCGCAATTCTGAATCTGAAGGTGGCGAAGATAGTGATGAAGACAATGAGGATGATGCCGAAAATGAAAAAGTACAGgatagtgaagatgatgaagttaTTGAGCACATGATACCAAGAGTAGAAACTGAACAAAATCTGGAAGATATG TTGTTGTATGCGGAGCATACTCAGTTGGTGAAACCACTGAAGTTACCAGATGATCGATACCTGCCGAGAGAG TTTGAGGATTTGGAAGTGGAGCATGAGGATTTAAGGCTTACAATTGCATCAAAATGGGGAGAGTTACAGAGCAGGAAACATGACAGCCTCCCTACTAATGTGAGTAAGCTTGAAGAACTTTTGAATGATATATATCACAAAGCTTACCCACCTCCACAATCAAACTCGGAAGATCAAAAATATAGTAGTATCTTAGAAGAAGATGTTCATTTGAGTGGTAATTCAGACGACACCATTCCATCGGCAACTACTCCCTTAGAGAGTGAAAAGGAAATTCCAGTTGATACACAAGAAATAACGAATGAACATGGAAATGCTACTCCAACTATGCCTGTTATTGGGAGCTCTGAAGAAAATCCCACACAATACGCTCTTGAGGTTTCACAGTTTAAAATATGGGATCGATCTTATTTGGAGCGTAAGGTGAAAGAGCTGCAAGAGGAAAAGAGCATGCCAGAACTATCACAT ACTGAAAAAGATGAACTCCAACAAACAGCAGCAACACAGGTTCTCGGTAATATTGAAATAGAAGTTGGTTCTCTTAGAGAGAGACGT GATGCttcacttgaagaaatgttgtcGCATATGCAGTTTACGCCCTTGGTTTGTGAGCTACCGAGTCTGAAAGAACTGCATAGTGTGCCGATGGAGAAACTCATTGACCTGGACATCCATGACAAGGGTATTTATACCAATGAGTACTCAAAATATCCACAAGCTGAAATTATGGGGGATCCTATTTCGTCTTTAGGAAGTCTTGATCTGGAGTACCCGTCGACTG TTTCAAGACCAACTTTTGAATTGGGTTTAGGACTAAATGTTGAAAATGGAGAAGAGGTGCAACAACCTGTAATTGATCTAGGTGCACCTGATCCACCTCAAATCCATCTTGCAGCTACGTCTGCGCCTAATGAAGCTCCAATTGGTATAGAAACATCAAATCAAGCTCAAATTAATCCCTTGGCTGAGAAAGCTCAAATCAATACTTCACCTACACTTAATGTAGCTTCAGCAATTGATCTAGCTGCACCCAAACAAGCTCATATGAATCCTGCAACTGAGAAATATGAACTTCAGCAACCTCAACGAAGG CTGCCGATTCCACAGAAGTCTCTAGTTTTAGATGTTGAAAAGGGAGAGGAAGCTCTATTAAAGAAGATTAAAAGCGCCGAAAAAGCTAATGCATATGCTGAGACTCTCGAAATTCTTGCTGAGCTACAAAAG GGTAAGGAACCTGGGGTAAGTCAGACATCAGCGGAAGACGTCGTACCACTTGCCGAGAGACTCGAAGATAATATGTCTACAAAGGGTAAGGAAGTCGAACCAATAGAGAAGAAAAAGGCGAGTATATCAGTCAAGGACAAGGAAGTTGCTTCAAGAGAGATGAAAAAGGAGACTATCTCATCCAAGGAGAAGAAAGATACTCCAAAAATCACATTTACCCCTCAGAAGCCAATAACTCGGAGCAACCCACAAAAAAGAGTTGATCCTGATTTCGGGAGTGGCAAAGGATTGTCTGGAATTAAAAGGCGAAAAACAAAATCCAAAACTGAAACCCCAGTTGAACAAGATTTCCCAACAGTGAAAGTTCAGAAAAAGGATGACGAGAATGTGAAAAATAGAAAAGCTAAAGGTGGTACAAATCTTTAG